Within Carassius carassius chromosome 8, fCarCar2.1, whole genome shotgun sequence, the genomic segment tcagcccgcgctcgataggctgtgcagttgccgcagaacaagccaatgagcgaacgagccgtctcgcctatggctgtgtactgctgcaaatgcgctttacaaaaatacaaaattaaggataattttttgcttcagtatttcgtgaaaagagacttttcccgtagcgtcttagctaagacgcagtactcgttcgctcttctagagagaaccgaggttacgtttagtaaccgagtacgttttccctACGTCTGCGTGGGGGGTTTTCCTCCAGATGCTCTGGTTTCCCCTAAACATACAGCATAGCTGAATTGGAGACACTACATTGGATCACTTATATTTTCtattaattatattgtatatttaactGAAGGCATTTAATAAGAACAATAAGATTTCACAGTGAATGTTTCCTCTTTGTCCTATGGGTTATGACTGATAATTAAGATAACAGCTTAAACAGTAAAATCACCAGACACAACATACCACTGGTTGTCTTCTGATTCAAGGGGACTTTCAGTTCCAACTCCCTATGCAGCCTTTGTGCTACACACAAAATTAATTTCTCAAATCATGAGGCTTTTCGGGGAAAAGTGAGCTATTACTTTTGATCAGATCAGGTTACCATTTTTTCCCCCTGATAGATGGTTCAACAGGAGAAAATTCCCATGGGCTTTCACTGATGAAGGGTTTCAAGACATATCTAAAATGTCAGAGTGTGGCTGCTTTTCAGCTGAAGTTGTAAGCAATCATATAGCAActgctcagaacaccctagcaaccaaacatcAATGCCCTGTTAACCAAAACACCCTACCATTCTGGATGCACATTTTGCATGAGcgagcaccactcacattttccaatacactctcttaaaaaaagaagagttttCTCCTTGATTCCCTACCCATGCAGGCTTATTGGAAATATATGCCTGTACCTACATTTCTTTAAAACTCAAAAAACATATACATGTACAAATGGCTGCATATTCCAATGGAAATGAGCACTAGAAACAGTAAAACTGAAAACTTGTATTCCTTTccacaaaaaaagtattatttacaCGTCCAGGGTTTTGATTAAAAAACCTGACTTTCGCACAATTCCTTGCACAATAATATGTTTTGACGTCAAAACTAAtttaactagtgctgtcaaacgattaatcgtgattaattgcatccaaaataaaagttttcgtttacataatatatgtgtactgtgtatatttattatgtataaatgaatacacacacatgcatgtatatatttcagaaaatttttgtttacatattaaatatatttatttataatataatttatatgcatataaatatatacatgtaaatacatgtaaatatttttttcaaaagacatgcatgcatgtatatatatatacacataataaatacacacagcacacacatatatattatgcaaacaagaACTTTTatatgcgattaatcgtgattaatcatttggcAGCACTAATTTTAACATAATGTGAGGTTTGAAAACTGATACTTTTAAACATTTGTGTTACATAAACAGCTCCGTATGTATGAGTTTTCTAACGCAGTAGAGGTTTGCTTGGTAGCTCACGCAATACAGCATTTTATGTGAGTTGAAGCGCTCTGGTACGAATCAGGTAAAACAATGGTTCGACAAATCAGCTAAAAACAGCCTGTAAGGAAGTTAAAATAGCAAACTTGCATTCGCAAATGCGTTTCtatattatttttgcattcttTAACACTGGCTTCTGCAACCCCCATAGAAATGTTGCATggatgttcttcatggaaccatcaagaACCTTCATTTTTAAGATATTCTTCCTAGTTTAAACATTATCTGTTTCATTTCACACAGGCTAAAGATGCCCAATCCACCAACCCAGTGACTCCAAGATGAATTCCCAATGAATCCCTCATCCACGATGAACACTTCAGAGGCCACCCTGTCCCTTTGGGCCATCCATGTCAACTCCAGTCCTGTTTCATACTTCCTCAACGCCACCGAGAACTCATCCAACGCCAAGCCCAAAGCATGCGAACAGCTCAACATAGCCACCGAGGTGTTCCTCATCCTTGGCATCGTCAGTCTGCTGGAGAACATCCTGGTCATCTGCGccatagtgaaaaacaaaaacctCCACTCGCCCATGTACTTCTTCGTCTGCAGCCTGGCCGTGGCCGACATGCTGGTGAGTGTCTCCAACGCTTGGGAGACCATCGTCATCTACTTACTCACCAACCGCCAGCTGGTGGTGGAGGACCATTTCATCAGACAGATGGACAACGTTTTTGACTCTATGATCTGCATCTCTGTGGTGGCATCCATGTGTAGTCTTCTAGCTATAGCCGTTGATCGCTATGTCACGATTTTTTATGCTTTAAGATATCATAACATCATGACGGTGCGCCGGGCCGCGCTCATCATCGGTGGGATTTGGACCTTCTGCACAGGCTGTGGAATCGTCTTCATTATCTACTCTGACAACACGTCTGTCATTGTGTGCTTGGTCTCAATGTTCTTCATCATGCTCGTGCTCATGGCCTCCCTCTACAGCCACATGTTCATGCTGGCACGATCTCACGTCAAACGCATCGCCGCCCTGCCGGGCTACAACTCCATCCACCAGAGAGCCAGCATGAAGGCGGCTGTCACCCTGACCATCCTTCTGGGGATCTTCATCGTCTGCTGGGCTCCGTTCTTTCTCCACCTCATCCTCATGATCTCCTGTCCCAGAAACCTCTACTGCATGTGCTTCATGTCGCACTTCAACATGTACCTCATCCTCATCATGTGCAATTCAGTCATTGACCCTCTCATTTACGCGTTCAGGAGTCAGGAGATGCGGAAAACGCTGAAGGAAATCATCTGCTGCTACAGCCTGAGGAACGTCTTTGGAATGTCCAGATAGTTTTACCCCCCCCCCAGAAAAAAAGAGATGGATTATCATTTCACAAGAATTTAAGAAGTCTGAGAAGATGTGCCAACTAGATGGAAAATATGATTTTTCTGATGATACTCTCTCTAAAACTTTCAAAAAGCTGGAAAATTAAGCAAGCGCTCTTCAATGCACAAAGGATGCAAAATAGAATGCCTAATGAGACAATTGTTGATAATATATGTAGAGATTGTTGGAGAATTAAGGAGGCCTTAGAACTATGGAACAATATAATCCTCATGTGATTTAATATCCCAGTCTCCAGGGACACGCGGGAGCTGTCGATCAAAGCCTGTGGGAAAAACAAGTGCAATCATTTGTCAAATTAACCATGCAAAACACAGCCTGATGTATTGTTGTATAGGTAAGTTGAAACTGTAATAATGCATGAAATTTACATTGCTAAATGCACTCCGTGGTTTACATTGAAACTGAGAAAGTATGAGCCACTCTATTGAATCCTAAGATGAAATTCAATGCCGGcagtcttcatttaaaaaaaaaaaaggcaatatatatacatattacaagACAGAACATGAAATACACTTATATAAGAAAATGGAGAAAAATGGGTTTACTGTCATGCTGATAGTAAAATGTTTACTTAGGGTTTCAAGGCCTATTATGTCACTACCCATTTTTCTACAGTCGTCAGGAGTTTTGAAATAGATGGAACTGAAATGTTCCATATATGCCtatataataatgtgtgtgtatttaggtAGCtgcaaaagcaaaataaaaaaagacttatatATTGATACAAAAAAGCATAACAGAAAAGTaagttaagcaaaacaaaacatcatTAGTATTGCTGACTTGACATCACAATTAAAGCATTTGTGGATATGCTGGcagattatatattattatagtaagcACGAATGTGTACTTGAAGTTCAGGGTCTGCAGTTATTTGATGTATTTACCACTGACCCTTTAAATGTAATAGCATTAATTTCTATGgcttaaaaaaaatccttttcatAGATGTGTATTGGCTATGAAGTTTCAGGGTGAGAATTGGTGTTTCTGTTGCTTGTCATTATGCCGCTTACTGTCTACAGCCACTGAAAAAGTAAATCTGTACAGGTGGAGGTAAAAGCAAGtgtttttttggttgttgtttcTGCATTCAATCagtgccattaaagtaaaatactAACAAATGACACAGAAATAAAATGAGGACTAAATTACATATGTTTCCACTGAGTAATCAATGTGGAGTTGCTACAAACCACATTCATCTAGAGTACATGCACCTGGTTGACCAAATGcaatagggtgaccagacgtcccggaAAATTTGGGACAGTCCCGGAATGTAAACTGTTATCCCGAATCCCAAATCTGGCGCTAATTATCTCGagaattatactaaagcaaaatcttgagtagttattgtcaggtaaacattaaaaactgtctgtggaggttgagtcgtcctgcaaccagccatttgaaaaaatatataaaaatatgtttggttcaggtttgaaattcattatcttttatcaTAGGCTTCGCAGTCTAATATCATAgaagccccccatcccgtcaccccaGGCCGCAGACCCCCCCCCATCTGGTCACCCTGAAtttcaattatattaatatattcagcAAACCGGGGCTAATTGTCACATTCTTTTTGGCAATTGGGGAGAGGGGGgatatttgaataataaatgtattcactttcagaaataaaggtacaaaagctgtctctGGGGTGGtgccattttaaaatgttaaaatatgcatGCTTTAGGGGTGaataaggtacaaaggtgtacctttCTCTTTAAAGAGGCACAGTAaaaagcttttgtaccttttcttTCTGAGAGTGTTTAATAAGAAACATGAAACAACTAATGaaactgcaaaaatgtcaaatgtgACTTAAATTCCAAACCATATGGAACCATAACTCATCTTAACAAAATGTGGCCACTTCAGTTATCCAACAAATATAGCAGAAATTTTTGCTTGGAGGATAGAAAATTATGGTAATAAAAATAGTCTTGGTtgcgtatgtaaccctcgttccctaaaggagggaacagagacgtcaaATCGACACATGAATTGGGGATCTCGCCAGAGAGACCGATCTATTCTGAGTTTAAACTAAACTAGCAAAGGCACATTGGCATGTGATAATTGCATCCAGGACATAGATTCATCTTGTGAGGGCCTGGTGCCAGGCACTCCACCAAGTCTGGCTGCTGAGAGTGATGGAGGAGCTTGACAGGGTCTACAGTTTGGGCTCTCTGGAGCAGTTTAGAAAGCCGACACTAAGCTGGGGCCTCTAGGTGCTTCGACCTGtgtgaggtgagaacacaggagaatACCAGCTCCACGCGAAGGCTATAAATTCTAGTGAATGTTATGGGGGTTGCCagtgttccctcggtcagggtGTAAAACAGCTGGCAGTGAGAGATTTCTGGAGAGGTGAACAGGTCTACCTGATTGGCCCCAAATCTTCTCCAAATCACCTGGACATCTGGGTATGGAGTCTCCACTATTTGGAGAGAACAGCTCGTAACAGCTCATCGACCGCATGGTTGAGCAGACCCGGAATATGAATGGCACGATGTGAATGACAGAcgaccttgtcggttgatgtatgaAACAGTGGCAACGTACATGCTTGCCTTGTAAGCGCCCTTTGAGACAGCTCAAGGCAAGGcgcactgctaacaactctaggcaactgATATGTCACTGAAGCTGGAGGCCCATCAACACCCCCGAGACGGCTTCCCCATTGTACGTgtccccccagccggtggtggaggcatctgtGTGTACCACAGCATGCTTGGAGACCTGTACTAGGGGCACTCCTGGTGGCAAAGGGGGCGTGAATAGGGCCTTTGAAAGCACTCTCGAGCTGGCGCTGGTGACAGAGGAGGATGTGTGTGATCCGGGTTTGGCCCGTCCACAGCTTTCCGTGGCCTCTTGGGATCCGGAGATAGAAGAAACTGCTCTAGTGTTGAGACGAGACAAAGGAATCTCCACTTGGCCCTCCTCTGGGGGAGGGAGTGGTGCAATCACCATCTCCCGAAGAGTAACCTGGGCAAAGTTATTGACTGCTTCAccaaagaggccggtctgggacacaggggaaTTAAAAAAACCTGTCTTTTATTGTGCATTGTCCTGATGAACCTGCAAGAATGCTGCAGCATTTAAGTCTGAGGCTGCCTTCCCACAAGCCATAAGCACTGACAGTCAGACTGGATGAATGCCTACAGGCCCAGGAAGGGAGACACGGTTTGCTGCTCCAGGTGTCTCCAGGTCTCTACTCAATCCCAAACCCCTCGGCAGCCCGGGCAAGCATAGCTGTCATCTCTGGGTCTGATTCTGGCATTGCCACCATCCCAGAAGGTGGCAGCACAGCTGAATCTTCTTCCCCAGAAAGCTTATGCTCACCCTCTCATGCAGCAATCATCATCCGGTCATCGGGGGGAGCTCCGAAGGATACAACTTGTAAGCACAACAGTGATGAGGTAATTGAGTCCAGTTCGCAACTAGGAAATGGTCATGTCCCCAcaatgagaacatgactcatccacaaaGGCCACCACAGCGTGCTTAACGACCAGACACATTAGCCAGCTTTCGTGACCATCGCCCAACTCCAGGTAACGACCAGGCTATGCTTGCATCCAGAAATGCACAATCGCTCATTCAACGAATACCAAAGGTTCTTGGAAGAGTAAAACTATCTCAAACGGTCGGCTCCGACTCAAGCGAAAACCtgagtatgcattgcacctgctgcctatttgtgaccctgg encodes:
- the LOC132145653 gene encoding melanocortin receptor 5-like; translation: MNPSSTMNTSEATLSLWAIHVNSSPVSYFLNATENSSNAKPKACEQLNIATEVFLILGIVSLLENILVICAIVKNKNLHSPMYFFVCSLAVADMLVSVSNAWETIVIYLLTNRQLVVEDHFIRQMDNVFDSMICISVVASMCSLLAIAVDRYVTIFYALRYHNIMTVRRAALIIGGIWTFCTGCGIVFIIYSDNTSVIVCLVSMFFIMLVLMASLYSHMFMLARSHVKRIAALPGYNSIHQRASMKAAVTLTILLGIFIVCWAPFFLHLILMISCPRNLYCMCFMSHFNMYLILIMCNSVIDPLIYAFRSQEMRKTLKEIICCYSLRNVFGMSR